Proteins from one Impatiens glandulifera chromosome 2, dImpGla2.1, whole genome shotgun sequence genomic window:
- the LOC124928032 gene encoding auxin-responsive protein IAA29 gives MELQLGLTLSLNSAHGSFPDINFEDCASLKRKRSYGSAFQTTLPLLSWKHNQPNEEEDDDNEKHSSTEEHEDEDGGLVGWPPIKSWRKKNQRLAAANGGGGAVTGGGEERRSSSYVKVKMDGVAIARKIDLSQYSSSATLLNTLLTMFGIDREEEYSNYVMTYQDKEGDWLLANDDDVPWRLFVESAQRLKLQRN, from the exons ATGGAACTCCAATTGGGTCTTACCCTGTCTCTAAATTCAGCTCATGGCTCCTTCCCAGACATCAATTTCGAGGATTGCGCCAGTTTGAAGAGAAAACGAAGCTATGGTTCAGCATTCCAAACCACTCTGCCTCTTTTATCTTGGAAACACAATCAGcccaatgaagaagaagatgatgataatGAAAAACACTCTTCAACTGAGGAacatgaagatgaagatggagGATTGGTGGGTTGGCCACCAATTAAATCATGGAGGAAGAAGAATCAGAGACTCGCCGCCGCCAACGGCGGTGGCGGCGCCGTCACCGGCGGCGGTGAAGAGAGGAGGTCTAGTAGTTATGTGAAGGTAAAAATGGATGGAGTTGCAATAGCAAGAAAGATTGACCTAAGTCAATATAGTTCCTCTGCAACACTGTTAAACACCCTTCTTACCATGTTTGGAATAg ATAGAGAAGAAGAGTACTCTAATTATGTGATGACTTATCAAGACAAAGAAGGAGATTGGCTGCTGGCTAATGATGATGATGTGCCATGGAg attgtTTGTAGAATCGGCGCAACGTTTGAAgttacaaagaaattaa
- the LOC124924747 gene encoding UDP-N-acetylglucosamine transporter UGNT1-like, protein MGILKPLKLPITCNPVSSMKGKNIQAAIAYMFCAVYIYVCVFIAVLLIIFNKAVLSSFNFPYANVITLFQITCSCFLLYVMRFWKIISFSNNDEESNTILLVPFKSLLHTIPLASSYLLYMLASMESVRGISIPMYTALRRTTIALTMVAEYLLVGKKHSYPIIVSVAVILLGAFVAGAGDLSFDLQSYTIVFISNICTAVYLALVVRIVRTTGLNSFGIMWCNGLICGPVLLIWTLICGDLEAAAKFDQLFNRGFQVVMMLSCIMAFMLNYTVYLNTTLNSPLTQSVCGNLKDLLTIGFGWILFGGLPFDSLNVVGQSIGFLGALFYAYCKLKGK, encoded by the exons ATGGGTATTCTAAAACCCTTGAAATTACCAATTACCTGCAATCCGGTTTCCTCAATGAAAGGAAAGAATATCCAAGCCGCCATTGCTTACATGTTTTGTGCGG tCTATATATATGTCTGTGTTTTTATTGCAGTTCTGTTGATAATATTCAACAAAGCAGTTCTTTCCTCTTTTAACTTCCCCTATGCAAATGTGATCACATTATTTCAG ATAACATGTTCATGTTTTCTTCTCTATGTGATGCGATTTTGGAAGATCATCTCCTTTTCAAATAATGATGAAGAATCAAACACAATTCTACTTGTGCCTTTCAAGTCACTACTTCATACTATTCCTCTAGCATCATCTTATTTACTTTACATG ttagCATCTATGGAATCTGTCCGAGGAATAAGCATTCCGATGTATACCGCCCTTAGGCGGACAACCATCGCCCTTACAATGGTAGCTGAATATCTTTTGGTAGGGAAAAAACATTCCTACCCGATTATAGTTAG TGTCGCGGTTATATTGTTGGGAGCATTTGTAGCCGGAGCTGGAGACTTGTCTTTCGACCTACAAAGTTATACTATTGTCTTCATATCAAACATCTGCACTGCTGTATATCTTGCTCTTGTAGTTCGAATTg TAAGAACCACTGGACTTAATAGCTTTGGCATTATGTGGTGCAATG GACTTATTTGTGGACCAGTTTTACTAATATGGACACTCATTTGTGGAGACTTAGAAGCTGCAGCGAAATTCGATCAGCTATTTAACCGTGGATTTCAG GTAGTGATGATGTTGTCTTGTATTATGGCGTTTATGTTGAACTATACAGTGTACCTAAACACAACTCTTAACTCGCCTCTAACGCAGTCGGTTTGTGGTAACTTGAAG GATTTGTTGACGATTGGATTTGGCTGGATTCTGTTTGGCGGGCTCCCATTCGACTCG TTGAATGTGGTGGGACAATCTATTGGTTTTCTGGGGGCATTGTTCTATGCTTACTGCAAGCTCAAAGGGAAATAG